One segment of Nakamurella flava DNA contains the following:
- a CDS encoding aromatic ring-hydroxylating oxygenase subunit alpha: protein MTLRTGPSAVQPSFTPPAETVTGAGNVVVAGPLDGRPIGRSLIPARAYTGQAEFDHEQRAVFASGWVWAGYAHWVAQPGDVRPLTVGGSPLLLVRGDDHVLRVFHNACRHRGMALTEEPIQVTQRIQCAYHCWSYHLDGSLAVAPYFKRERRTHPDQDVRDQLGLLPVASAVWAGMVFVNLAADPADGDPESGLRELLAPLQQRWGHIDFERLHLAQERDFDIDANWKLVVENFLDFYHLPFIHPQVGSVAASLDVDDVIVERDIVGGCYPRGAAGKAAKTEQQLPWLGDVPAAKLESQDIFCVFPNALLFLEADWFQVIGFDPIAPDRTVEHMAVFVDRAAAGEDYGPARKRLCEVLYEVNEQDLPILHKLQTGRRSPAADRTYLVPQWDQVTAYFQERVADKAGYR from the coding sequence ATGACCCTGCGCACCGGCCCGTCCGCCGTGCAACCGTCCTTCACCCCGCCGGCCGAGACGGTCACCGGGGCCGGCAATGTGGTCGTCGCCGGCCCGCTCGACGGCCGTCCGATCGGACGGTCCCTCATCCCGGCCCGTGCCTACACCGGCCAGGCCGAGTTCGACCACGAGCAACGCGCCGTCTTCGCCTCCGGGTGGGTGTGGGCGGGCTATGCCCACTGGGTGGCCCAACCCGGGGACGTCCGCCCGCTGACCGTCGGCGGCAGCCCGTTGCTGCTGGTCCGCGGGGACGACCACGTGCTGCGGGTCTTCCACAACGCCTGCCGGCACCGCGGCATGGCGTTGACCGAGGAACCGATCCAGGTCACCCAGCGCATCCAGTGCGCCTACCACTGCTGGTCGTACCACCTCGACGGCTCGCTCGCCGTGGCGCCCTACTTCAAGCGCGAGCGGCGCACCCACCCGGACCAGGACGTCCGTGACCAGCTCGGACTGCTTCCGGTGGCCAGCGCGGTCTGGGCCGGCATGGTGTTCGTCAACCTGGCCGCCGACCCGGCCGACGGCGACCCGGAGAGCGGCCTGCGGGAACTGCTGGCCCCGCTCCAGCAGCGCTGGGGCCACATCGATTTCGAGCGACTGCACCTGGCCCAGGAGCGCGACTTCGACATCGACGCCAACTGGAAGCTGGTCGTCGAGAACTTCCTGGACTTCTACCATCTGCCGTTCATCCATCCGCAGGTCGGCAGCGTCGCCGCCTCGCTGGACGTCGACGACGTCATCGTGGAACGGGACATCGTCGGCGGCTGCTACCCGCGGGGCGCCGCCGGCAAGGCCGCCAAGACCGAACAGCAGCTGCCGTGGCTCGGCGACGTGCCGGCGGCCAAGCTGGAGAGCCAGGACATCTTCTGCGTCTTCCCGAACGCGCTGCTGTTCCTGGAGGCCGACTGGTTCCAGGTCATCGGTTTCGACCCGATCGCCCCGGACCGCACCGTCGAGCACATGGCGGTCTTCGTCGACCGCGCTGCCGCCGGCGAGGACTACGGGCCGGCGCGCAAGCGGCTCTGCGAGGTCCTGTACGAGGTCAACGAGCAGGACCTGCCGATCCTGCACAAGTTGCAGACCGGCCGTCGCTCCCCGGCCGCCGACCGCACCTACCTGGTCCCGCAGTGGGATCAGGTCACCGCGTACTTCCAGGAGCGGGTCGCCGACAAGGCCGGCTACCGGTGA
- a CDS encoding PDR/VanB family oxidoreductase, translated as MTAAVTDRLPTTGSTSAGPAGDPTRLRVRALRWEADDVLAVTLDHPGGSPLPPWRPGAHVDLHLDDRSDADAVVRSYSLCGRPGLAEWTVAVRLDPASRGGSRHVHERLRVGQSITVTGPRQLFGLDPAPAYLFVAGGIGITPLLPMIEEVVAAGRPWRLLYAGRSLAAMPFRDRLAGHPDRVQVFPAQEGARLDLTAAVPAALAGLAGEALVYCCGPERMLTDVAALVPPDRLRCERFRPRPVVPDADTPDATGDFEVELGEGGPVLPVPAATPLLDVLLAAGRDVPWSCREGTCGSCETGVLAGVPEHRDSVLTPAEQAAGDVLFPCVSRALTPRLTLDL; from the coding sequence GTGACCGCTGCCGTGACCGACCGTCTTCCCACCACCGGCAGCACCTCCGCCGGCCCGGCCGGCGACCCGACCCGGCTGCGGGTCCGCGCCCTGCGCTGGGAGGCCGACGACGTGCTGGCCGTGACCCTGGACCACCCGGGCGGGTCGCCGCTGCCGCCGTGGCGACCCGGGGCGCACGTCGACCTGCATCTGGACGACCGGTCGGATGCCGACGCCGTGGTGCGGTCGTACTCGCTGTGCGGCCGTCCCGGCCTCGCCGAGTGGACCGTGGCCGTCCGCCTGGACCCCGCCAGCCGGGGTGGTTCCCGGCACGTCCACGAGCGGCTGCGGGTGGGACAGTCGATCACCGTCACCGGGCCCCGCCAGCTGTTCGGTCTCGACCCGGCGCCCGCGTACCTGTTCGTCGCCGGCGGGATCGGCATCACCCCGCTGCTGCCGATGATCGAGGAGGTCGTCGCCGCCGGTCGCCCCTGGCGCCTGCTGTACGCCGGCCGGTCACTGGCGGCCATGCCGTTCCGGGATCGGCTCGCCGGTCACCCCGACCGGGTGCAGGTGTTCCCGGCCCAGGAGGGTGCCCGGCTGGATCTGACCGCCGCCGTCCCGGCCGCACTGGCCGGTCTGGCCGGGGAGGCGCTGGTCTACTGCTGTGGGCCCGAGCGGATGCTGACCGACGTCGCCGCGCTGGTGCCGCCGGACCGGTTGCGCTGCGAGCGCTTCCGCCCGCGCCCGGTCGTGCCCGACGCCGACACCCCGGACGCCACCGGCGACTTCGAGGTGGAGCTGGGCGAGGGCGGCCCGGTCCTGCCGGTCCCGGCCGCCACGCCCTTGCTCGACGTCCTGCTGGCCGCCGGCCGGGACGTGCCGTGGTCCTGCCGCGAGGGCACCTGCGGCAGCTGCGAGACCGGTGTGCTGGCCGGGGTGCCCGAGCACCGGGACAGTGTGCTGACTCCGGCCGAGCAGGCGGCCGGTGACGTGCTCTTCCCCTGCGTCTCCCGAGCCCTCACCCCCCGGTTGACGTTGGACCTGTGA
- the trpS gene encoding tryptophan--tRNA ligase: MSAAPAARPRVLSGIQPTADSFHVGNYLGAIRQWVQLQDTHETFYSVVDLHAITVEQDPAQLRRRTRVAAAQLLALGIDPERSTLFVQSMVPAHTQLAWVMECLTGFGEAGRMTQFKDKSVKGGADRSSVGLFTYPILQAADILAYQADAVPVGEDQRQHLELTRNLAQRFNSRYGPTLRVPEPYILKSTAKIYDLTEPTAKMSKSSPGGALDLLAPVPAMVKKIKSAVTDTGREIRFDEAEKPGVSNLLTLLSVFTGSDIPTLEAGFEGRGYGDLKKELAEAFAAFATPLQATVAGYLADPVELDRILLAGAVRAREVADETVRQVYDKVGLSV, from the coding sequence ATGTCTGCTGCGCCCGCCGCTCGTCCGCGCGTCCTGTCCGGAATCCAGCCCACCGCCGACTCGTTCCACGTCGGGAACTACCTGGGCGCGATCCGGCAGTGGGTGCAGTTGCAGGACACGCACGAGACCTTCTACTCGGTGGTCGATCTGCACGCCATCACCGTCGAGCAGGACCCGGCGCAGCTGCGCCGGCGGACCCGGGTGGCCGCCGCCCAGCTGCTGGCCCTGGGCATCGACCCCGAGCGGTCGACCCTGTTCGTGCAGTCGATGGTCCCCGCCCACACCCAGCTCGCGTGGGTGATGGAGTGCCTGACCGGCTTCGGCGAGGCCGGCCGGATGACCCAGTTCAAGGACAAGTCCGTCAAGGGCGGCGCGGACCGGTCCAGTGTGGGTCTGTTCACCTACCCGATCCTGCAGGCGGCCGACATCCTGGCCTACCAGGCCGACGCCGTCCCGGTCGGCGAGGACCAGCGGCAGCACCTGGAGCTGACCCGGAACCTGGCCCAGCGCTTCAACAGTCGCTACGGCCCCACGCTGCGCGTCCCCGAGCCGTACATCCTCAAGTCCACCGCCAAGATCTACGACCTCACCGAACCCACCGCCAAGATGAGCAAGTCGTCGCCCGGCGGCGCGCTCGACCTGCTGGCCCCGGTGCCGGCCATGGTCAAGAAGATCAAGTCGGCGGTCACCGACACCGGCCGGGAGATCCGGTTCGACGAGGCCGAGAAGCCGGGTGTGTCGAACCTGCTGACCCTGCTGTCGGTGTTCACCGGCAGCGACATCCCCACCCTGGAGGCCGGTTTCGAGGGTCGGGGGTACGGCGACCTGAAGAAGGAACTGGCCGAGGCGTTCGCCGCCTTCGCCACCCCGCTGCAGGCCACTGTGGCCGGCTACCTGGCCGACCCGGTCGAACTCGACCGCATCCTGCTGGCCGGTGCCGTCCGCGCCCGCGAGGTCGCCGACGAGACGGTCCGCCAGGTGTACGACAAGGTCGGTTTGTCGGTCTGA
- a CDS encoding YhjD/YihY/BrkB family envelope integrity protein, with protein sequence MATPTSAPVRSSDDQTDPDKGPVPEDPSAVGKAAMTGKRIASRPGIKHIIAAIGRYNERLGSQFAGAMTYFSFLSLVPILMVAFSVGGIVLRNNPDLLRKVEQQITEVLPASDFTTQIVGLIDSVVANPLGVGIIGLLIALYSGIGWMANLRNALQALLRKDFDDQSHVEGFVPTLLKDLGALAGLAVAIVVSVGISGIATQGRDIIRDLFGLGDAAWLAPVTTGTTILIAMVADVVIFYWVYTIIPRRTLRVARRYRIRGAIIAAVGFELMKFIVITAFPTIASGSKAAAIFGPVIVLLFFFNLVAQLVLFTAAWIATAPEAENQDDGPGDIEGLEYFGRGTDLNDDLPPGVPVAKPVSASTAATLVGLGAGAAAVVGWKARLFGRR encoded by the coding sequence GTGGCCACTCCGACCTCGGCGCCCGTCCGGTCGAGCGACGACCAGACCGATCCCGACAAGGGGCCGGTTCCCGAGGATCCGTCGGCGGTCGGCAAGGCGGCGATGACCGGCAAGCGCATCGCCTCCCGCCCGGGGATCAAGCACATCATCGCGGCGATCGGCCGCTACAACGAGCGGCTGGGCAGCCAGTTCGCGGGAGCGATGACGTACTTCTCGTTCCTGTCGCTGGTGCCGATCCTGATGGTCGCGTTCTCCGTCGGCGGGATCGTCCTGCGCAACAATCCGGATCTGCTGCGGAAGGTCGAGCAGCAGATCACCGAAGTACTACCGGCCAGTGACTTCACCACTCAGATCGTCGGCCTCATCGACAGCGTGGTGGCCAACCCGCTCGGCGTCGGCATCATCGGTCTGCTGATCGCGCTGTACTCCGGGATCGGCTGGATGGCCAACCTGCGCAACGCCCTGCAGGCCCTGCTGCGCAAGGACTTCGACGACCAGAGCCACGTCGAGGGTTTCGTGCCGACCCTGCTCAAGGACCTGGGTGCGCTGGCCGGGCTGGCCGTGGCCATCGTGGTGTCGGTCGGTATCAGCGGTATCGCCACCCAGGGCCGGGACATCATCCGCGACCTCTTCGGGCTCGGCGACGCCGCCTGGCTGGCCCCGGTGACCACCGGGACCACCATCCTGATCGCGATGGTCGCCGACGTGGTCATCTTCTACTGGGTCTACACCATCATCCCGCGCCGCACCCTGCGGGTGGCCCGCCGCTACCGCATCCGCGGGGCGATCATCGCCGCGGTCGGCTTCGAGCTGATGAAGTTCATCGTCATCACGGCCTTCCCGACGATCGCCAGCGGTTCCAAAGCTGCTGCCATCTTCGGGCCGGTCATCGTGCTGCTGTTCTTCTTCAACCTGGTCGCCCAGCTGGTGCTGTTCACCGCGGCGTGGATCGCCACCGCGCCGGAGGCCGAGAACCAGGACGACGGCCCCGGCGACATCGAGGGTCTCGAGTACTTCGGTCGCGGGACCGATCTCAACGACGACCTGCCGCCGGGGGTGCCGGTGGCCAAGCCGGTGTCCGCGTCGACCGCGGCCACCCTGGTCGGTCTGGGGGCGGGGGCGGCGGCGGTGGTGGGCTGGAAGGCCCGGCTGTTCGGCCGTCGCTGA
- a CDS encoding D-alanyl-D-alanine carboxypeptidase family protein, translating to MAAHGVRVVAVIGTAVSLAVGPALLGAPIAGAAPNTDPFSPPSVTVQTPSTDGCPQQQKPPPAVDTSEDSPPGQTAPEPLPVPAQPVGGGQLGSCGFALPPDAPPLPSDISAGAWLIADLDTGEVLAAKDPHGRYRPASTLKLLTAQVMLKNLANLDQVVEGTQADTAQDGTRVGIEAGGKYTVRDLISYLVMISGNDAANALARTNGGYDKTIADMNATARALGALDTRAATPSGLDGPGQSTSAYDLALFARADMNTPPFPELISRPDIRVPGADGGEGYIAANDNQILAQYPGGLGGKTGFTDDAGNTFVGMAAQNGRRLVVTMMNGTQQPRRQWMQAASLLDWGFALPAGTPGVGELVTSLAEATGGVTPTPTIPASASGATESSAASSAAEPTPSPAAAQQPTTTGLSTSVLVLLLIAVLVVVVGVLLLLRRRHLNQRATFAGDATPDAADAHLAEGGAASTPVTTETGTQPTVIVPAETPPSADPGDSADTPPTAPGSVAEQTGPDDDGPTGRTDKPDTTS from the coding sequence GTGGCCGCGCACGGAGTGCGCGTCGTCGCGGTGATCGGCACGGCGGTGAGCCTGGCAGTGGGTCCGGCTCTGCTCGGTGCGCCGATCGCCGGGGCCGCTCCGAACACCGACCCGTTCTCGCCACCGTCGGTCACCGTGCAGACGCCGTCCACCGACGGCTGCCCGCAGCAGCAGAAGCCGCCGCCGGCCGTCGACACCTCCGAGGACTCACCGCCCGGCCAGACCGCCCCGGAGCCGCTCCCGGTGCCGGCCCAGCCGGTCGGCGGCGGTCAGCTCGGCAGCTGCGGTTTCGCGCTCCCACCGGACGCCCCGCCCCTGCCGTCGGACATCTCGGCCGGGGCCTGGCTGATCGCCGACCTGGACACCGGTGAGGTCCTGGCCGCCAAGGACCCGCACGGGCGCTACCGGCCGGCCAGCACCCTCAAACTGCTGACCGCCCAGGTGATGCTGAAGAACCTGGCGAACCTGGACCAGGTCGTCGAGGGGACCCAGGCCGACACCGCCCAGGACGGCACCCGGGTGGGGATCGAGGCGGGCGGCAAGTACACCGTCCGGGACCTCATCTCCTACCTCGTGATGATCTCCGGCAACGACGCGGCCAACGCTCTGGCCCGCACCAACGGCGGCTACGACAAGACCATCGCCGACATGAACGCCACGGCCAGGGCTCTCGGTGCGCTCGACACCCGGGCGGCCACGCCTTCCGGGCTGGACGGCCCCGGTCAGTCGACGTCCGCGTACGACCTCGCCCTGTTCGCCCGGGCCGACATGAACACCCCGCCGTTCCCGGAGCTCATCTCCCGGCCGGACATCCGGGTGCCGGGCGCCGACGGCGGCGAGGGCTACATCGCGGCCAACGATAACCAGATCCTCGCCCAGTACCCGGGCGGTCTCGGCGGCAAGACCGGGTTCACCGACGACGCCGGGAACACGTTCGTCGGGATGGCCGCCCAGAACGGCAGGCGCCTGGTCGTCACCATGATGAACGGCACCCAGCAGCCCCGCCGGCAGTGGATGCAGGCGGCGTCGCTGCTGGACTGGGGCTTCGCCCTGCCGGCCGGTACCCCGGGCGTGGGCGAGCTGGTGACCTCGCTGGCCGAGGCTACCGGCGGGGTGACCCCCACCCCGACCATCCCCGCGTCCGCCTCGGGGGCGACCGAGTCGTCCGCCGCCAGTTCCGCGGCCGAACCGACCCCGTCCCCGGCCGCCGCCCAACAGCCGACCACGACCGGACTGTCGACCTCGGTCCTCGTGCTGCTGCTGATCGCCGTGCTCGTGGTGGTGGTCGGGGTGCTCCTGCTGCTGCGCCGCCGGCACCTCAACCAGCGGGCCACCTTCGCCGGTGACGCCACCCCGGACGCCGCCGACGCGCACCTGGCCGAGGGCGGCGCGGCATCCACGCCGGTGACGACGGAGACTGGTACTCAGCCGACGGTCATCGTTCCGGCCGAGACCCCGCCGTCCGCCGACCCGGGCGACTCGGCCGACACCCCGCCGACCGCTCCCGGTTCCGTCGCGGAGCAGACCGGCCCGGACGACGATGGTCCGACCGGGCGCACCGACAAGCCCGACACCACGTCCTGA
- a CDS encoding ABC transporter ATP-binding protein/permease: MRLLHDLWATSARRTGLIGLLVLVGAAGQAAALALAGPVLVDRSAPLFAVLAAALVAAVLTEVAIGLLAARLTADWAARVRRGLNRVAFGQGLPALETTPVGELLDRIDSDVYQVGSELRGSGVRIAQSLAVAVFSVLTAFLVWWPAGLGMVAVCVLLGVTMKDPVRRIGPARIAEEEAWSDLAAVMEESVHGQDDVRTSLAAPYVRRLFAVRAAEVLRRGRIVWRRSARVTLGAGAITRTLIVLVVLVGAWALTTGAVDGARLTAIWLLALGFGGTLEQVTRMVPEVQNALGAWARVQLLRDVAQEPTAGVSPRDGDVTLTDLTFRYAESDTTRPPALNGVTLTFRPGRSYALIGRTGSGKSTLAKVLTRAVEVPRGRVRLAGTDIDDIAVEELRRFIAIVPQRTEILAGTLAENIALFDSELLPGVDAAIAELGLTGWVAGLPEGVHTRLGEGGYTLSAGQEQLVAFARILVRDPHIVILDEATARLDPVTEGWVQRATDRLLAGRIGIIVAHRLSSVRRCDEVVVMADGAVLEAGPLQESRRFAELVASGVRSTGSGSGALLTVPPGPSDHADDRWSTEEDTTAPAAPAPARPDPTDSVVGTAPAMADPPPLPPTPPARTMREIARLAVNDPRFGLAAVGLFAVMTLFGLDGAVLPVLWTAVVDGVGDPWLPALGIAAALIVTIPALYYTGAWFPEWWVRQMLRISLRLVHGQIGPRRVSKHTPAEVVAQGGDTERVVMLADNLVDIGISVVLIVAMTLTSGSFVPAAFFLGTLLVSGLAATLFGPRLERAAARTVAARAAFATALVSSLSAARTVKLAGATGPVLHHLAELDAVRSDHQRREIAIQVWARSTPSVASGLLPIGAWALYLGGGLSAAATLVAVSVLGAARWFAWTAASLVSHFPSARVWTRRTAAMAGTAAYSAAVPGVDLSAGTAPAPEVTPREPLRRLELSGFSAVHENGTVGAADVDLTVERGELVLVTGPVGSGKSSLLRALAGIVHHTGSLRWNGRPVDEPEAFLRPNQVGYVAQLPRVLSGTVADNIALGHTVNTTDAVSTAQLDHDLAAAGGGLHLVIGHKGTRLSGGQLQRLALARALAPRTELLIADDVSSALDVTTELALWRALRERGVTVVGSTSKRAALVQADRVVVLLGGRVAAEGSWAELEPRWAHLAG, from the coding sequence ATGCGTCTGCTCCACGACCTGTGGGCCACCTCGGCCCGCCGGACCGGTCTCATCGGCCTGCTGGTGCTCGTCGGGGCCGCCGGTCAGGCCGCCGCGCTCGCCCTGGCCGGCCCGGTGCTGGTCGACCGTTCGGCGCCGCTGTTCGCCGTGCTGGCCGCGGCACTGGTCGCGGCCGTCCTGACCGAGGTGGCGATCGGGCTGCTCGCGGCCCGGTTGACCGCCGACTGGGCCGCCCGGGTCCGGCGCGGACTGAACCGGGTCGCCTTCGGGCAGGGGCTGCCGGCGCTGGAGACCACCCCGGTCGGCGAGCTGCTCGACCGCATCGACAGCGACGTCTACCAGGTCGGATCGGAGCTGCGCGGCAGTGGCGTCCGCATCGCCCAGTCCCTGGCCGTCGCCGTCTTCAGCGTGCTCACCGCGTTCCTCGTGTGGTGGCCGGCGGGTCTGGGCATGGTCGCGGTCTGCGTCCTGCTGGGCGTCACCATGAAGGACCCGGTCCGCCGGATCGGCCCGGCCCGGATCGCCGAGGAGGAGGCCTGGTCGGATCTGGCCGCCGTGATGGAGGAGTCCGTCCACGGTCAGGACGACGTCCGCACCAGCCTCGCCGCGCCCTACGTCCGGCGCTTGTTCGCTGTCCGGGCCGCCGAGGTGCTGCGCCGTGGCCGCATCGTCTGGCGCCGTTCGGCCCGAGTCACCCTGGGCGCCGGCGCGATCACCCGCACGCTCATCGTGCTGGTCGTCCTGGTCGGGGCGTGGGCGCTGACCACCGGGGCCGTCGACGGCGCCCGGCTGACCGCGATCTGGCTCCTCGCACTGGGCTTCGGCGGCACCCTCGAGCAGGTCACCCGCATGGTCCCCGAGGTGCAGAACGCCCTCGGCGCCTGGGCCCGGGTGCAACTGCTGCGGGACGTGGCGCAGGAGCCGACGGCCGGGGTGTCACCCCGGGACGGCGACGTCACCCTCACCGACCTGACGTTCCGGTACGCCGAGTCCGACACGACCCGCCCGCCGGCGCTGAACGGCGTCACCCTGACCTTCCGCCCGGGCCGGTCGTACGCGCTCATCGGCCGCACCGGGTCGGGTAAGTCGACGCTGGCCAAGGTGCTGACCCGGGCGGTCGAAGTGCCGCGCGGCAGGGTGCGGCTGGCCGGCACCGACATCGACGACATCGCCGTCGAGGAACTGCGGCGGTTCATCGCGATCGTCCCGCAACGCACCGAGATCCTGGCCGGCACACTGGCCGAGAACATCGCCCTGTTCGACTCGGAGCTGCTACCGGGGGTCGACGCGGCCATCGCCGAGCTGGGGCTGACCGGTTGGGTGGCCGGGCTGCCCGAGGGCGTGCACACGAGGTTGGGCGAGGGCGGCTACACCCTGTCCGCCGGGCAGGAGCAGCTCGTCGCCTTCGCCCGCATCCTGGTCCGCGACCCGCACATCGTGATCCTCGACGAGGCCACCGCCCGGCTCGATCCGGTGACCGAGGGGTGGGTGCAGCGGGCCACCGACCGGTTGCTGGCGGGGCGGATCGGCATCATCGTCGCCCACCGGCTCAGCAGTGTGCGGCGGTGCGACGAGGTCGTCGTGATGGCGGACGGGGCGGTGCTGGAGGCCGGCCCGCTGCAGGAGTCGCGGCGCTTCGCCGAGCTGGTGGCCAGCGGGGTCCGGTCCACCGGATCCGGGTCCGGCGCACTTCTCACGGTTCCGCCCGGCCCCTCCGACCATGCTGACGACCGGTGGTCCACCGAGGAGGACACCACTGCCCCTGCGGCCCCGGCTCCGGCCCGTCCGGACCCGACCGACAGCGTCGTCGGCACCGCGCCGGCGATGGCCGACCCACCGCCGTTGCCGCCGACTCCCCCGGCCCGCACCATGCGGGAGATCGCGCGGCTGGCCGTCAACGATCCGAGGTTCGGGCTGGCCGCGGTCGGCCTGTTCGCCGTGATGACCCTCTTCGGGCTGGACGGCGCGGTGCTCCCGGTGCTGTGGACGGCGGTCGTCGACGGGGTCGGCGACCCGTGGCTGCCGGCGCTCGGCATCGCCGCCGCGCTGATCGTGACCATCCCGGCGCTGTACTACACGGGCGCCTGGTTCCCGGAGTGGTGGGTCCGGCAGATGCTGCGGATCAGCCTGCGGCTCGTGCACGGCCAGATCGGCCCGCGGCGGGTCAGCAAGCACACCCCGGCCGAGGTGGTCGCCCAGGGCGGCGACACCGAGCGGGTCGTCATGCTGGCCGACAACCTGGTCGACATCGGCATCAGCGTCGTCCTCATCGTGGCGATGACCCTCACGTCCGGCTCGTTCGTCCCGGCGGCGTTCTTCCTCGGCACCCTGCTGGTGTCGGGGCTGGCGGCGACCCTGTTCGGCCCCCGGCTGGAACGGGCGGCCGCCCGGACGGTGGCCGCGCGGGCCGCGTTCGCCACCGCCCTGGTGTCGTCGTTGTCGGCCGCCCGCACGGTGAAGCTGGCCGGGGCGACCGGTCCCGTGCTGCACCACCTGGCCGAGCTCGACGCCGTGCGCAGCGACCACCAGCGCCGGGAGATCGCCATCCAGGTGTGGGCCCGGTCGACACCGTCGGTGGCCAGCGGCCTGCTGCCCATCGGGGCCTGGGCGCTGTACCTGGGCGGCGGGTTGTCCGCGGCGGCGACCCTGGTCGCGGTGTCGGTGCTCGGCGCGGCCCGCTGGTTCGCGTGGACGGCGGCCTCCCTGGTGTCGCACTTCCCGTCGGCCCGGGTGTGGACCCGGCGGACCGCGGCGATGGCCGGCACGGCCGCGTACTCGGCGGCGGTGCCCGGCGTCGACCTGTCCGCCGGGACGGCGCCGGCCCCGGAGGTGACCCCGCGGGAGCCGTTGCGGCGGCTGGAACTGTCCGGCTTCTCCGCGGTCCACGAGAACGGGACCGTCGGTGCCGCGGACGTCGACCTCACGGTGGAGCGCGGCGAGCTGGTGCTGGTGACCGGTCCGGTCGGGTCGGGCAAGTCGTCACTGCTGCGCGCCCTGGCCGGGATCGTGCACCACACCGGCTCACTGCGCTGGAACGGCCGCCCGGTCGACGAGCCGGAAGCGTTCCTGCGCCCGAACCAGGTCGGGTACGTCGCCCAGCTGCCCCGGGTGCTGTCCGGCACGGTGGCCGACAACATCGCCCTCGGCCACACCGTCAACACCACCGACGCCGTCTCCACCGCCCAGCTCGATCACGACCTGGCCGCGGCGGGTGGCGGGTTGCACCTGGTCATCGGGCACAAGGGCACCCGCCTGTCGGGCGGGCAGTTGCAACGCCTGGCGCTGGCCCGCGCGCTGGCGCCACGCACCGAACTGCTCATCGCCGACGACGTGTCGTCCGCACTGGACGTGACCACCGAGCTGGCGTTGTGGCGGGCGTTGCGCGAACGCGGGGTGACGGTGGTCGGCTCGACGTCCAAGCGGGCCGCCCTGGTGCAGGCCGACCGGGTGGTGGTGCTGCTCGGTGGTCGGGTCGCCGCGGAGGGATCGTGGGCCGAACTGGAGCCCCGGTGGGCCCACCTGGCGGGCTGA
- a CDS encoding GNAT family N-acetyltransferase: MSPRPDPAHRVSETSDAAEFLRSAAPLLAAHPYPANVLATVAGTRATQAAGTGDARWWTVRDATGAVVGAAGQTGARQVLLSPMPPAAAAALAAAIDSSARRRVHGPPDVAAAYAAAIPGIRPRTVRVEIVRVLDELRRPAVPGSARRETNADLPVLVDWMAASADEMGTAGPGAGRAEAAAGVEQRRARTGFLLWTVDGRPRSVAGWARSGAVARIGPVYTPPAERRHGYGSAVTAALADDLRTDGATVMLLADEANATSNHIYAELGFAAVDRLALLDLVDTSGVSGHPGTD; this comes from the coding sequence GTGAGCCCCCGCCCCGACCCCGCGCACCGCGTGTCGGAGACGAGCGACGCGGCCGAGTTCCTGCGCTCCGCCGCCCCGCTCCTGGCGGCCCACCCGTACCCGGCGAACGTGCTGGCCACGGTGGCCGGGACCCGCGCGACGCAAGCGGCGGGGACCGGCGACGCCCGCTGGTGGACCGTCCGGGACGCCACCGGCGCCGTGGTCGGTGCCGCCGGGCAGACCGGTGCCCGTCAGGTGCTGCTCTCCCCCATGCCCCCCGCGGCCGCGGCCGCCCTCGCCGCCGCCATCGACTCGTCCGCCCGGCGGCGCGTGCACGGACCGCCGGACGTGGCAGCCGCGTACGCCGCCGCGATCCCAGGGATCCGTCCGCGGACGGTGCGGGTGGAGATCGTCCGCGTGCTGGACGAACTCCGCCGGCCCGCCGTGCCCGGGTCGGCGCGCCGCGAGACGAACGCCGACCTGCCGGTACTCGTCGACTGGATGGCGGCATCGGCCGACGAGATGGGCACGGCCGGCCCGGGCGCCGGTCGCGCGGAAGCCGCGGCCGGGGTCGAGCAGCGCCGGGCGCGCACCGGGTTCCTGCTCTGGACGGTGGACGGTCGTCCCCGGTCGGTGGCCGGCTGGGCGCGGAGCGGGGCCGTCGCCCGCATCGGCCCCGTCTACACGCCTCCGGCCGAGCGGCGTCACGGCTACGGCAGCGCGGTCACCGCGGCCCTGGCCGACGACCTGCGCACCGATGGGGCCACGGTGATGCTGCTGGCCGACGAGGCCAACGCCACCAGCAACCACATCTACGCCGAGCTGGGCTTCGCCGCGGTGGACCGGCTGGCGCTGCTCGACCTGGTCGACACTTCGGGCGTATCCGGTCACCCGGGGACGGACTGA
- the trxA gene encoding thioredoxin, with product MATVDLTQQSFESTVTGEGIVLVDFWAAWCGPCRQFAPVFEAASDKHPDITFGKIDTEAEQALAAAANIRSIPTLMAFRDGIMVFSQPGALPASSLEQLITAVEDLDMDDVRAKVAAQQNGAPQQA from the coding sequence ATGGCGACGGTCGACCTGACCCAGCAGAGCTTCGAATCCACCGTGACCGGCGAGGGCATCGTCCTGGTCGACTTCTGGGCCGCGTGGTGCGGGCCGTGCCGGCAGTTCGCCCCGGTGTTCGAGGCCGCGTCCGACAAGCACCCCGACATCACCTTCGGCAAGATCGACACCGAGGCCGAGCAGGCCCTGGCCGCCGCCGCGAACATCCGCTCGATTCCCACGCTGATGGCCTTCCGCGACGGCATCATGGTGTTCTCCCAGCCGGGCGCGCTGCCCGCGTCCTCGCTGGAGCAGCTCATCACCGCGGTCGAGGACCTGGACATGGACGACGTGCGGGCCAAGGTCGCGGCGCAGCAGAACGGTGCCCCGCAGCAGGCCTGA